Proteins encoded within one genomic window of Nitrospina gracilis 3/211:
- a CDS encoding potassium/proton antiporter — protein sequence MDLILLGLSVLVFVSILLEPVAVRTRAPLLLLFLILGALLGEDGPGGIQFNDFQIAYHLGTVTLAMILFAGGLETPIDDVKKAVWPASILATMGVVLTAAIVGTAASFLFDVPLIHGLLLGAVVGSTDAAATFLLLGHNNIRLRGRIRETILVESGVNDPMAVFLTLTLVTIVDTGTSINLSTLPELAAQFGLQLGLGAVIGLAGGQLLARMVNRVPLQSGLYPPLCLAGAFVIFDGTRLLGGSGFLAIYLTGLMLAWRLKGTRKRVVHFHEGLAWLSQIVMFIMLGLLITPSALGATLLPALAVAMVLMFVARPLAVAICLVPFRFPWRDHFYIGWVGLRGAVPIFLAIIPVISPGPVTVTFFNVVVIIVIASLVLQGWTIPWVAHLLKVEDKQNTHTAPAS from the coding sequence ATGGATTTAATTTTACTGGGATTGTCGGTTTTAGTCTTTGTCAGCATCCTGCTCGAACCGGTTGCGGTCCGTACCCGGGCTCCGCTGTTACTGCTTTTCCTGATACTGGGTGCGTTGCTGGGAGAGGACGGACCAGGCGGCATTCAATTTAACGATTTCCAGATCGCCTATCACCTGGGGACAGTCACCCTGGCGATGATCCTGTTTGCAGGGGGCCTGGAAACGCCGATTGACGATGTAAAAAAAGCCGTCTGGCCTGCATCCATCCTGGCGACCATGGGTGTCGTTTTGACTGCCGCTATCGTGGGCACCGCCGCCTCTTTTCTGTTCGACGTCCCGTTGATCCATGGCCTGCTTCTTGGAGCCGTGGTGGGTTCGACGGATGCAGCCGCCACGTTCCTGCTTCTTGGTCACAACAATATCCGGTTACGGGGACGGATCCGGGAGACCATCCTGGTCGAGTCCGGTGTCAACGATCCCATGGCGGTTTTCCTCACTTTGACGCTGGTCACCATCGTTGATACAGGAACCAGCATCAACTTAAGCACGTTGCCGGAGCTGGCGGCTCAGTTTGGTCTGCAACTGGGACTTGGCGCGGTGATAGGTCTCGCAGGAGGCCAGCTGCTGGCCCGCATGGTGAATCGAGTGCCGCTTCAATCAGGGCTGTATCCACCCCTTTGTCTCGCCGGGGCTTTTGTGATCTTCGATGGAACCCGGTTGCTCGGCGGTAGCGGCTTCCTGGCCATTTACCTTACAGGACTGATGCTCGCCTGGCGGCTTAAGGGGACTCGGAAGAGAGTGGTTCACTTCCATGAAGGGCTCGCCTGGTTGAGCCAGATTGTTATGTTCATCATGCTGGGTTTGTTGATTACTCCAAGCGCCCTCGGGGCCACCCTGCTCCCCGCCCTCGCAGTGGCTATGGTTCTCATGTTCGTCGCCCGGCCGCTTGCCGTCGCGATTTGCCTGGTGCCGTTTCGCTTTCCCTGGCGGGACCACTTTTATATCGGATGGGTGGGGCTCCGCGGGGCGGTGCCCATTTTTCTCGCCATCATTCCCGTGATCAGCCCGGGACCGGTCACCGTCACCTTTTTTAATGTGGTGGTTATCATTGTGATCGCATCTTTGGTGCTGCAGGGATGGACCATCCCCTGGGTCGCCCATCTTCTAAAAGTCGAAGACAAGCAAAACACGCACACAGCCCCCGCTTCATGA